The genomic region TTTTCACTGTGAACAGGCATATTATTTGGGATGCAGGAGACTGCGGAACCACACATTGGAGGAAGGAATCAGGCTCCAAATTCTTGGGGATCATTGAGATCAAGAATGATTTAAgaatctcattttgattagtTGCTTTAGATGAATAATGGTTTTAGTGGATGACATATGCAAATTTTGATCCGGGTTTTTGGTGGGAGATGAAGAAAAGGTTTTccaatttataattaaaattaggCAAAAGGAGAGTTTTGCTTTAGATAACAATGGAGGCACCAGCAACCGAGCAGCCGAGTGTTCCTGCTCGACGGAAAAAGATGACCAAACAGTTAACAGGAAAACGAGAAGATACGCCTCTACATTCTGCTGCAAGAGCTGGAAATCTTGCTGTGGTGACAGAAATCCTTACAGGTACACCGGAGGATGAACTGAAGGAGCTGTTACCTAAACAGAACCAATCTGGTGAAACTGCCCTTTATGTTGCCGCGGAATATGGTTATGTTGATTTGGTTAAGGAGATGATTAACTATTATGATCTTGCTGATTCTGGGATCAAAGCTAGAAATGGTTTTGATGCATTCCACATTGCTGCTAAacaaggagatttaggtatgTTTTTGattcatgaattttttatgtttttcttattaaGAAAGTTATTTTGGAGGTGAATATGAGGTTTTAGTCTGGCCTTGTTGCAGATATATTGGCAGTGCTACTGGCAGTTCATCCAGAATTGGCTATGACTGTTGATTTATCTAACACCACGGCTCTGCACACGGCTGCAACACAAGGCCATATAGGGATTGTGAATTTTTTATTGGAGGCAGGTAGTAGCCTAGCTACAATAGCAAGGAGTAATGGTAAAACAGCATTACATTCTGCAGCAAGAAATGGGCATGTGGAGGTTGTGAAGGCACTTTTGGCTAGTGAACCTgggattgcatcaaggactgaTAAGAAGGGGCAGACTGCACTTCATATGGCAGTGAAGGGGCAGAATGTTGAGGTGGTGGAGGAATTGATCAGAGTAGATCCTTCATTGACGATAAACATGGTTGATACCAAGGGAAACACATCCTTGCATATAGCCACCCGGAAGGGTAGAGCTCAGGTAAATCAGCCTTTTAGCCTTTATCAATCAGTGTAGCCAGTTATGTTTGCTCTGCAACTGGGTCACTGTTTCACCTAGAATTTGGACTTCTGGTTGATTGCTGTTGAAGCCAGGCATAGCTAATTAGCTACTCTATAGTTTAATTTTGGGTTTCTATGGAACCAGTTATATTCATTCTCTGTCTTGCTCATCTCCCATTGTCAGAATTTAAgtttcaattagattcacagtTTAGTCTTAAGCAGTAGTCCTTATTCAGTTTATATGCAGTTCATAAAATCATTTGTTTGCAGTAATTGACATATAAATAAACTGAAAGGACCAATTATTGGTAAGAAGCAGAGCTAGAATTGATAAGGGCAAGTTGTTTGAAATCTTCAAACAAAATCCCCTTGTTGCTGAACAGGGCATTCTGtttaatagtaattaaattcTCTGGCTGCTGACTAGATGGCTTATCCTGTGTGTATGAGATTAACAATTCTGAATTCTGATACCTGAATGATTGTACACCGGGGATTAGCATCTTCCCTCTAATAGaataatttcaattattgtctttattatttattattattaagaaaaaatgcttcTGATTATTTGTTCTGCCCCTGCTGGTTGACTTCTTAACAAAAGCCTCAAGTATCTCACAATTTGcccaaaatttaattaaactagTGGATTAATATGTTGGAAAGCTCAAAACTAGTTGTAATTTTCAACTgcttggggggggggggggggggtggggaGATCTTGACAATAGCTGAATCTGTGATGAACCAGTTATGAGGCGTGGAATGCTCAATGCAACTCTTTAGCAACAACGGTAAAATGTCTGGTCCTCCATGAATTGTAGTAGAGGGTTATCTGAAACTCCTTTGACTAAAGTTGCATTTACCCCCCAACAAACTCATGAGAGAGCAACTTTAATGGAGCAATTTCAgaagatttttcatcattacttCTTCAGTTTATGGAGTCAAATAAATGGAATAAGGCAAGAAGCTAATGTAATCTTTTCCTTGTGCAGATTGTTAAGTTGCTGCTTGGATACAAAGAAACCGACACAAAAGCTGTTAACAGAAGCGGTGAAACTGCTATCGACACTGCCGAGAAAACTGGGCACCCTGAAATCGCAACCATTCTGCAGCAGCATGGGGTTCAAAGTGCTCGAACCATCAAACCTGCAGCACCAAATCCAGCACGTGAGTTAAAACAAACTGTGAGTGATATAAAGCATGAGGTGCACTATCAACTAGAGCACACCCGCCAAACCAGAAAGCGTGTGCAAGGCATTGCCAAGAGACTCAACAAAATGCATGCTGAAGGTCTTAACAATGCAATAAACTCCACCACTGTTGTTGCAGTCCTAATTGCCACAGTTGCCTTTGCTGCCATTTTCACTGTCCCTGGCCAATATGTAGATGACCCAAACGACATTCCTCCGGGTCATTCCCTCGGGGAAGCTAATATAGCTCCAAATCCTGCCTTCAtaattttcttcatctttgattCCATTGCCCTCTTCATTTCTCTGGCTGTTGTGGTGGTTCAGACTTCAGTTGTAGTCATTGAGAGCAAGGCAAAGAAGCAGATGATGGCAATCATCAACAAGTTAATGTGGTTGGCTTGTGTGCTTATTTCAGTGGCATTCTTAGCCTTGTCATTTGTTGTAGTAGGCACAGAGGAAAGATGGCTTGCAATCGGGGTGACAATCATAGGAACAAGTATAATGGCCACAACTTTGGGCACCATGTGTTATTGGGTGATTAGGCATCGGATCGAGGCTTCAAACATGAGAAGTATACGAAGATCATCACTGGGTAGCAGGTCACGCTCCTGGTCATTGTCTGTGATGTCAGATTCTGAGATTCTAAACAATGAGTTCAAGAAAATGTACGCAATTTAATAAAGATCACTCACGCCAGATCCTTTTTTTCCAAGCATATGGCGTTACGGATCCTTTTTTACTAAATGTATATTTCAAGTTGATCATAGTCTTCTTTCCATTCTCAATGCTCTCAAAGGCAAATTAATGTATGACTGAGCAACTTCTGAGGGCAATACCTTCGGCCTCAGAGGCCAACGGCCATGGTTGAATATATGTGGTTCTAATTTCTATACCTTTCAAAGCCACCTGGAAATTTTGTAAGCATTTGCAGCAAATGGGAAGAATCTGATAACATGGTGGCAAATGCAGCCAAATCATACTGATAACATGGAGGCAAATGCAGCCAAATCACACCAGAGAAACTCTACTGTATAGCCATCAATTGGAACATAATATCATATAGCTAATAAATTCTAGATTACCTAGGCAAATTTAGCATTGCAGCCTGGAGGACTAAAAGTAAAGATggttctctccttttttttctcgTTTTCTTTATCCCTTTTGAGATGCAGTTGATATCAAACTGATCTGTCAAGAATATGCAGACGGAAGCATAGTGATGAGAAAGACTACAATTGGACC from Theobroma cacao cultivar B97-61/B2 chromosome 9, Criollo_cocoa_genome_V2, whole genome shotgun sequence harbors:
- the LOC18590772 gene encoding ankyrin repeat-containing protein At5g02620, with protein sequence MEAPATEQPSVPARRKKMTKQLTGKREDTPLHSAARAGNLAVVTEILTGTPEDELKELLPKQNQSGETALYVAAEYGYVDLVKEMINYYDLADSGIKARNGFDAFHIAAKQGDLDILAVLLAVHPELAMTVDLSNTTALHTAATQGHIGIVNFLLEAGSSLATIARSNGKTALHSAARNGHVEVVKALLASEPGIASRTDKKGQTALHMAVKGQNVEVVEELIRVDPSLTINMVDTKGNTSLHIATRKGRAQIVKLLLGYKETDTKAVNRSGETAIDTAEKTGHPEIATILQQHGVQSARTIKPAAPNPARELKQTVSDIKHEVHYQLEHTRQTRKRVQGIAKRLNKMHAEGLNNAINSTTVVAVLIATVAFAAIFTVPGQYVDDPNDIPPGHSLGEANIAPNPAFIIFFIFDSIALFISLAVVVVQTSVVVIESKAKKQMMAIINKLMWLACVLISVAFLALSFVVVGTEERWLAIGVTIIGTSIMATTLGTMCYWVIRHRIEASNMRSIRRSSLGSRSRSWSLSVMSDSEILNNEFKKMYAI